The following are encoded in a window of Ignavibacteriales bacterium genomic DNA:
- a CDS encoding CDP-alcohol phosphatidyltransferase family protein, translating to MYSYRNSLKSDKSDELINTYLLRPIAGIIVWVLYDTPITPNQVTIVSILSGMSAALFYLKGTASAFIVAGLLVTLKDILDSADGQLARAKHQQSRTGRFLDSIGDFVVDAVVFGSIGWTLCKLNDDWLMVFLALLGLIGISLRVSFHVFYQVHFLHLQKQYLNNRITEEVQEKDLNKGGFELTLQQIFQIIYGWQDKLVARIDGWSAKEAFRRIPANEHREPSEGYSIWYSDTIALRISGLLGFGTELFLLMVFSVLNQLELYLYLNMFLMNGILIICIMYRRFILSTRCCSEKKL from the coding sequence ATGTATTCCTATCGTAATTCACTCAAATCTGATAAGTCCGACGAACTCATCAACACATATCTGCTGCGTCCGATTGCAGGCATTATCGTCTGGGTGCTCTATGATACTCCGATCACGCCAAATCAAGTTACCATTGTCTCAATCTTATCGGGCATGAGCGCTGCACTATTCTATCTCAAAGGAACGGCAAGCGCTTTCATTGTTGCGGGACTGCTTGTGACATTAAAAGATATTCTGGATTCTGCTGATGGACAACTTGCGCGAGCCAAACATCAACAAAGTCGAACTGGAAGATTCTTAGATTCCATCGGTGATTTTGTCGTGGATGCCGTTGTCTTTGGCTCTATCGGGTGGACATTATGTAAATTGAATGATGATTGGTTGATGGTGTTTTTGGCTTTGCTCGGACTTATTGGAATATCTCTTCGAGTGTCATTTCATGTATTTTATCAGGTGCACTTTCTCCATTTACAGAAACAGTACCTGAATAATCGCATTACAGAAGAGGTACAGGAAAAAGACTTGAATAAAGGTGGATTTGAACTTACACTTCAACAAATCTTTCAGATTATCTACGGTTGGCAAGATAAGTTGGTCGCCCGGATCGATGGATGGAGTGCAAAGGAAGCCTTCCGAAGGATTCCAGCGAATGAACATAGAGAACCTTCGGAAGGGTACAGCATATGGTACTCCGATACCATCGCTCTGCGCATTTCTGGACTGCTTGGTTTCGGTACGGAATTATTTCTGCTGATGGTATTTTCTGTTTTGAATCAATTGGAATTATACCTTTATCTTAATATGTTTCTCATGAATGGAATTCTGATAATTTGTATTATGTACAGGCGGTTTATTTTGTCCACGCGATGCTGTTCTGAGAAAAAACTCTGA
- the glgP gene encoding alpha-glucan family phosphorylase codes for MPTIFKVKNHTHNSLAKRLRALSRNMWWTWNPEAQALFNELSPHIWRHSNHNAVEIMRDISEWELEARLRDHEYSRRVHSVLEEFDSYMAEPATWAKHHASTLKNPVAYFSAEFGIHESLPIYSGGLGILSGDHTKSASDLGIPFIGIGLFYRQGYFQQRLNADGWQEEVYPLNTTDSLPMELVLQPEGGRLLNSVEIGHSTVYFQTWAVHIGRVILYLLDTNLPENDQHFQGLTATVYGGNIDTRIGQEIVLGIGGVRLLQSLGITPSVFHMNEGHSAFLVLELLKQELETGKAQDEAERAVRSQCVFTTHTPVQAGHDRFNTELMTYALGKFWNSTGLAHEALMSYGRVHPSEKNEPFTMTVLAIKMSRAANGVSELHGHVSREMWKELFHERSVDDVPIGYITNGIHTPGWATAHAHDFWNKRLGFDWTAKLMEPKFWKKIADDELATDEELWALRYSLRRDLVDYARRQKYIRMGGTSLATSHILSPDALTIGFARRFATYKRAPLIFKHLEKIIPLFSDPQHPLQIIFAGKAHPHDNDGKRFIQHIIEISRQPELNGKVVFLENYDINVARHLISGADVWLNNPRRPLEASGTSGMKITIHGGLNLSIMDGWWREGYNGHNGWNIGDDQNETDLETQDEHDFESLVKVLSESVIPEFYDRDERGIPHAWLKRIRNAMQTLLSQFSTNRMLEEYVQKYYIH; via the coding sequence ATGCCGACAATTTTCAAAGTGAAAAATCACACTCACAACTCTCTTGCGAAACGCCTGCGCGCTCTTTCGAGAAACATGTGGTGGACATGGAATCCGGAAGCGCAAGCCCTTTTCAACGAACTCTCACCGCATATATGGCGGCATTCCAATCACAATGCTGTTGAGATCATGAGAGATATATCCGAATGGGAATTAGAAGCCCGGCTGCGAGACCATGAGTATTCTCGGCGTGTGCACAGCGTGCTGGAAGAATTCGATTCGTATATGGCAGAGCCCGCAACGTGGGCGAAACACCATGCATCAACATTGAAGAATCCGGTTGCATATTTTAGCGCTGAATTTGGCATCCATGAATCACTGCCGATTTATTCGGGTGGTCTCGGCATTCTGTCCGGTGATCATACAAAATCTGCAAGCGATCTTGGTATCCCTTTCATCGGAATCGGACTTTTTTATCGCCAAGGATATTTCCAACAGCGATTGAATGCAGATGGATGGCAGGAAGAAGTATATCCCCTCAATACGACCGATAGTCTTCCGATGGAACTCGTACTTCAACCTGAAGGCGGCCGCTTACTAAACTCTGTCGAAATTGGACACAGCACAGTGTACTTCCAAACATGGGCTGTCCATATCGGACGGGTCATTCTGTATTTACTCGATACAAATCTTCCAGAGAATGATCAACATTTTCAGGGACTCACAGCTACGGTGTACGGCGGCAACATAGACACGCGTATTGGGCAAGAAATTGTTCTTGGAATCGGCGGTGTGCGGCTTCTGCAATCACTGGGAATAACACCATCTGTTTTTCATATGAACGAGGGACATTCCGCATTCCTCGTACTGGAATTACTGAAGCAGGAATTAGAAACCGGAAAAGCACAGGATGAGGCAGAGCGCGCAGTTCGCTCACAATGCGTCTTCACAACTCACACTCCTGTACAAGCAGGACATGACCGATTCAATACCGAATTGATGACATACGCACTTGGAAAATTCTGGAATTCCACCGGCTTGGCGCATGAAGCCCTTATGTCGTACGGTCGTGTTCATCCGTCTGAGAAGAATGAACCATTTACGATGACAGTACTAGCGATCAAGATGTCTCGCGCAGCCAATGGCGTCAGCGAATTGCACGGACACGTGAGCAGAGAAATGTGGAAGGAATTATTTCACGAAAGATCGGTAGATGATGTTCCCATCGGATACATCACCAACGGTATCCACACACCAGGATGGGCAACAGCCCATGCGCACGATTTCTGGAACAAACGACTTGGTTTTGATTGGACCGCTAAGTTGATGGAACCGAAATTTTGGAAGAAGATTGCGGACGACGAACTTGCAACCGACGAAGAACTCTGGGCGTTGCGTTATTCACTGCGACGCGATTTAGTTGACTATGCTCGCCGGCAAAAATATATTCGCATGGGCGGTACATCTCTTGCAACAAGTCATATCTTATCTCCCGATGCATTGACGATCGGATTTGCTCGCAGGTTCGCAACCTATAAACGAGCACCGTTGATATTCAAACATCTAGAAAAAATCATTCCGTTATTTTCAGATCCACAGCATCCGCTTCAAATCATCTTTGCTGGTAAAGCACATCCACATGATAATGACGGTAAACGATTCATTCAACATATCATAGAAATATCGCGCCAGCCAGAGTTAAACGGAAAAGTTGTCTTCCTTGAAAATTACGATATTAACGTAGCCCGTCATCTCATTTCCGGTGCCGATGTATGGCTGAATAATCCACGCCGTCCGCTTGAAGCCAGCGGAACAAGCGGCATGAAAATCACCATCCACGGTGGGTTGAATCTGAGCATTATGGATGGTTGGTGGCGTGAAGGATACAACGGACATAATGGCTGGAATATTGGTGACGATCAGAACGAAACCGATTTGGAAACACAAGATGAACATGATTTTGAAAGCTTAGTCAAAGTTCTTTCCGAATCGGTCATTCCGGAGTTTTACGACCGTGACGAGCGAGGCATTCCGCACGCGTGGTTAAAGCGCATCAGAAACGCAATGCAAACACTGCTCTCGCAGTTTAGCACGAATAGGATGCTGGAGGAATATGTACAGAAATACTATATTCATTGA
- a CDS encoding phosphocholine cytidylyltransferase family protein, with the protein MTENKLPNCQIATSNTPKCVILAAGASTRLRPLTDAMPKCLLKVHGKTLLERTIQNILTVGIKEIALVVGYRSTMIREFVKQRFPQQRIRLILNPNYASTNNAYSLLLARRFLEDENGKVDSTLLLLDSDILFSSKLLPHFLSIKAANKITVRVLGEHDEEEIQVGRNPDENIIFIGKRPALTKTPCESIGIELFSAEAVARLFSVLERHVRQGVGRSEFYETAFQEMINEGVKLKAVDVSAFPSIEIDTPEDLELAERLKVDEKNVFLS; encoded by the coding sequence TTGACAGAAAATAAATTACCAAATTGCCAAATTGCAACATCGAACACTCCAAAATGTGTGATCCTTGCTGCTGGTGCTTCTACACGTTTGCGCCCGTTGACGGATGCGATGCCCAAATGTCTGCTCAAAGTTCATGGGAAGACACTCCTTGAGCGAACTATCCAAAACATCCTCACTGTCGGTATTAAAGAAATCGCACTAGTTGTAGGTTACCGGTCGACAATGATTCGTGAATTTGTAAAACAACGATTTCCTCAGCAGAGAATCCGCTTGATCCTCAATCCCAACTACGCGAGTACAAACAATGCTTATTCGCTTTTGCTCGCACGTCGATTTCTTGAGGATGAAAACGGGAAAGTGGACTCTACTTTGCTTCTCCTCGATTCAGATATTCTGTTTTCCAGTAAATTATTGCCGCACTTCTTAAGTATCAAAGCAGCAAATAAAATTACGGTACGTGTATTGGGTGAGCATGATGAAGAAGAGATTCAGGTAGGAAGAAATCCGGATGAGAATATTATTTTTATCGGCAAAAGACCTGCTCTCACCAAAACACCTTGCGAGTCAATCGGGATTGAATTGTTTTCTGCAGAAGCTGTTGCAAGGTTATTTTCTGTTTTAGAACGGCACGTACGGCAAGGAGTAGGGAGATCTGAATTTTACGAAACAGCATTTCAAGAAATGATCAACGAAGGTGTCAAACTGAAAGCGGTGGATGTGAGCGCATTTCCATCAATTGAGATTGATACTCCAGAGGATCTCGAATTAGCAGAGCGGCTAAAAGTCGACGAAAAGAATGTATTCCTATCGTAA
- a CDS encoding ATP-dependent helicase → MYTKELFTQKFGGSLPQLVSSQTENQQSRYVVQKILEYREMGIPLEEMAVLFRSSFHSFDLEIELAKANIPFLKFGGFKFIETAHVKDVVAYLRVLENPRDVVSWNRILLLIDGVGPRTAEKVVDDILKKRVGLAKEFKEAVTATTKFWMDYGSYPENVRTLFNMLKDIAAPHISPAEKTFHILQYYEPILRTRYEDHLKRKKDLDTFQNITERYKSVDELLTDLALEPPNESVADIESPGPETEYLTLSTIHSAKGLEWNTVFVIYALEGRFPTMRSAASDEEMEEERRLMYVACTRAKEHLIITYPMNIYDRESGLILTKPSRFIEGIGENLLEPWVVE, encoded by the coding sequence ATGTACACGAAAGAACTTTTCACCCAGAAATTTGGTGGCAGTTTACCACAGCTTGTTTCCTCACAAACGGAAAACCAGCAGTCGCGCTACGTTGTGCAGAAGATTCTTGAATACCGTGAAATGGGTATTCCACTGGAAGAAATGGCTGTCCTGTTTCGCTCATCATTTCATTCGTTTGATCTCGAAATTGAGCTGGCAAAGGCGAACATTCCATTTCTCAAATTTGGTGGATTCAAATTTATTGAAACAGCGCATGTAAAGGATGTTGTTGCGTACTTGCGCGTGCTGGAAAATCCGCGTGATGTCGTATCGTGGAATCGCATTCTGTTGCTGATTGATGGCGTTGGTCCGCGCACAGCGGAAAAAGTTGTAGATGATATTCTTAAGAAGCGCGTTGGTCTTGCGAAGGAATTTAAAGAAGCTGTCACTGCGACGACAAAGTTTTGGATGGACTACGGAAGTTATCCGGAAAATGTCCGCACGTTGTTCAACATGCTCAAAGACATTGCCGCACCTCATATTTCTCCAGCAGAAAAAACGTTTCACATTCTTCAATATTACGAACCGATTCTGCGTACGCGGTATGAAGATCACTTAAAAAGGAAGAAAGATCTCGACACGTTCCAAAATATCACCGAGCGTTATAAGTCGGTGGATGAGCTGCTCACCGATCTCGCACTTGAGCCGCCGAATGAAAGCGTCGCCGACATCGAATCGCCGGGCCCGGAGACAGAATATCTGACGCTTTCGACCATTCATAGCGCCAAAGGGCTGGAGTGGAATACTGTGTTTGTTATCTATGCACTCGAAGGAAGATTCCCGACAATGCGTTCTGCTGCAAGCGATGAGGAAATGGAAGAAGAACGCCGCTTGATGTACGTTGCTTGTACACGTGCAAAAGAACATCTCATCATCACGTATCCCATGAATATCTATGACCGTGAAAGTGGTTTGATCCTCACAAAACCGTCGCGGTTTATCGAGGGCATTGGCGAGAATTTGTTGGAGCCGTGGGTGGTGGAGTAA
- a CDS encoding ATP-dependent helicase yields MKKFTLKPLPGDHLHLVQPQNLRIHYQQELNAAQYEAATSVNGPHLIIAGAGTGKTRTIVYRVAYLVELGVKPDSVLLLTFTRKAAQEMLRKASILLDSRCDQISGGTFHSFANSVLRKYAGQLGYESNFTILDQTDAEDVVNLIRTRQKLDTKERRFPRKETLYDLYSRSLNTMTPVKELLAMDYPQYLEIETDIVALHTAYVKYKHEHNLMDYDDLLLNLAVLLRKNEAVRATLSDRYKYIMVDEYQDTNRLQAEIVKLLAFKHRNLMVVGDDAQCIYSFRGSTIQNILSFGEEFKDCKIIKLEENFRSTQPILNLANEILLKGGGRLVG; encoded by the coding sequence TTGAAAAAATTCACACTCAAACCCCTTCCGGGTGATCATCTGCACCTCGTCCAGCCGCAGAACCTGCGTATTCATTATCAGCAGGAATTGAATGCAGCACAGTACGAAGCGGCTACATCTGTCAATGGTCCACATCTCATTATAGCCGGAGCAGGAACAGGAAAGACGCGCACAATCGTGTACCGCGTGGCGTATCTCGTGGAGTTAGGCGTAAAACCGGATTCTGTGCTGCTGCTGACGTTTACACGAAAAGCCGCCCAAGAAATGCTGCGCAAGGCATCGATATTATTAGACAGCCGATGCGACCAAATCTCAGGAGGAACATTTCACTCTTTTGCAAACAGCGTCCTGCGGAAGTATGCGGGTCAACTTGGGTACGAAAGTAATTTCACTATTCTTGATCAGACAGATGCCGAAGATGTTGTCAATCTTATTCGTACACGGCAAAAATTAGACACAAAAGAAAGACGCTTTCCCCGCAAAGAGACGCTGTACGATCTCTACAGCCGCTCTCTTAATACGATGACACCGGTGAAGGAATTACTGGCGATGGATTATCCGCAATACCTTGAAATTGAAACCGACATCGTCGCGCTTCATACCGCCTATGTGAAATATAAGCATGAACATAACCTGATGGATTACGATGATCTGCTGCTGAATCTTGCAGTGCTTCTCCGTAAGAACGAAGCTGTGCGCGCAACACTCTCCGATCGCTACAAATATATTATGGTGGATGAATATCAGGACACGAACAGATTGCAGGCAGAGATTGTAAAACTACTGGCGTTCAAACACCGCAATCTGATGGTCGTTGGTGATGATGCTCAGTGCATTTATTCTTTTCGGGGCTCTACGATTCAGAATATCCTTTCATTTGGTGAAGAATTTAAGGATTGCAAAATTATTAAGTTAGAAGAAAACTTCCGAAGTACACAACCGATTCTGAATTTGGCAAACGAAATCTTGTTGAAAGGTGGAGGAAGGTTAGTTGGCTAA
- a CDS encoding acetate kinase, which translates to MNVLVLNCGSSSLKFQIIQTDLEMIEKDADKQLAKGIIERIGSQALVSFQAAGKTPVKHVAPLRDHKAALDHIVKWIISADAQIPGIQSLADIHAVGHRVVHGAELFTKSIIIDNSVIRGIEDCIDLAPLHNPANLKGISAARELLGAGVPAVAVFDTSFHSTMPESSFLYAIPYQLYRRHKIRRYGFHGTSHRYVAFRYRQLTGKTREETNIITVHLGNGCSACAIKNGASFDTSMGLSPLEGLVMGTRSGDIDPAVLEFLSHKEGMSMGEIDTLLNKQSGLLGISGLTNDMRDLLDEAKDHQDRRATLAINIFAQRAKKYLGSYLAELNGADAVIFTGGIGENSAVIRQRICANLEWLGIEIDEQLNLEKVGGKEGEINTKKSRVKVFVIPTNEELLIARDTVRCVFDVPRKI; encoded by the coding sequence ATGAACGTCTTAGTCTTAAATTGCGGCAGTTCGTCTCTCAAATTCCAGATTATTCAGACTGACCTTGAGATGATCGAGAAAGATGCCGATAAACAACTAGCAAAAGGTATCATCGAACGAATCGGCAGCCAGGCACTCGTCTCATTTCAAGCTGCCGGGAAAACTCCGGTGAAACATGTGGCGCCTTTACGCGACCACAAAGCGGCACTTGACCATATCGTCAAATGGATCATTTCAGCTGACGCACAAATTCCCGGTATTCAATCGCTTGCAGACATTCACGCTGTTGGTCATCGCGTGGTGCATGGTGCGGAGTTGTTCACGAAATCAATCATCATTGACAACTCTGTCATTCGCGGAATTGAAGATTGCATCGACCTCGCGCCATTGCATAATCCGGCAAATTTGAAAGGCATCAGTGCCGCGCGCGAACTGCTCGGAGCCGGCGTTCCTGCAGTCGCAGTATTTGATACATCGTTCCATTCTACAATGCCGGAATCATCGTTCCTGTACGCTATTCCCTACCAGCTTTATCGGCGGCATAAAATACGGCGGTATGGATTTCATGGAACTTCGCACCGTTATGTAGCGTTCCGATATCGACAATTGACCGGCAAGACACGTGAAGAGACGAATATCATCACCGTGCATCTTGGCAACGGGTGTTCTGCATGCGCCATCAAAAATGGAGCATCGTTCGATACGTCCATGGGACTTTCTCCATTAGAAGGATTGGTCATGGGAACGCGCAGCGGCGATATCGATCCGGCAGTACTTGAGTTTCTTTCGCACAAAGAAGGTATGTCGATGGGCGAGATCGACACACTGCTGAACAAACAGTCAGGGCTGCTCGGCATTTCAGGCTTAACGAACGATATGAGAGATTTGTTGGACGAAGCAAAAGATCATCAGGATCGCCGCGCCACACTCGCCATCAACATCTTTGCGCAGCGTGCAAAAAAATACCTCGGCTCATATCTAGCAGAATTGAATGGCGCTGATGCCGTCATCTTCACAGGAGGTATTGGTGAAAATTCTGCGGTTATCAGGCAGCGCATCTGCGCCAATCTTGAATGGCTTGGCATCGAAATCGACGAGCAACTCAACCTTGAAAAGGTTGGCGGCAAAGAAGGAGAAATCAACACAAAGAAAAGCCGTGTAAAGGTGTTCGTCATCCCGACCAACGAAGAACTATTGATCGCTCGCGATACCGTTCGCTGTGTTTTCGATGTGCCTCGAAAAATATAG